One Algoriphagus sp. Y33 genomic window, ACAAAGCTGAACGTGTAGCAGTGGATGTGGGTGGAAAAAGTGGCGGAAATTACCTTGTTATCGGAGGGCTTCACCCGGGGGATAGAATTGTGGCCAAAGATTTAAACCTCATTCAGGAAGGTGAACAAATCACACCTGAGAAGTAACTACACACTATTTTAAGATGCTGAAAAAAATTATTACAAGGCCTGTTTTGGCAACCGTAATTTCCATCGTGTTGGTGTTACTGGGTTTAGTAAGTATGCAACGGATCCCGGTTACTATGTTTCCGGATATTGCCCCACCAACTGTGAATGTATCGGGTTCATATCCGGGGGGCAATAGTGAAAGTGTTATCCGCTCAGTAATTACCCCTTTGGAAGATGCGATTAATGGGGTGGAAAACATGGAGTACATCTCCTCTTCGGCAGGTAGCGACGGTTCTTTTTCTTTACGGATCGTATTTAAGCAGGGGGTTGACCCTGATCAGGCTGCTGTAAATGTTCAGAACCGTGTGGCACAGGTGAACAGCCTTATTCCAAGTGAGGTCGTACAGGCAGGGATTACCACTACAAAGCAGCAGAACAGCAGCATTATGTACTTTGATATTACGAGTACAGATACCACTAAATACGATGAGGTTTTTTTGCAGAACTATGCCAAAATCAACCTTATCACCAGTCTGAAGCGTATCCCCGGAATTGGAAATGTTCAGATATTGGGTTCTAAGGATTATGCCATGCGGATTTGGTTAGATCCCCAAAAAATGACCGTGCATAGTCTGGTTCCGCAGGATATAGAGCGCGCCATTGCCAATAGTAGTTTGGAAGCTTCACCGGGGAAATTGGGAGAAGAGTCGGATGCTCCGATGCAATACACGATGAAGTATAAAGGGAAGTTGAATACCGCAGGAGACTTCGGGAAGATTGTAATTAAAGCCGATCCCGATGGAGGAATGCTCCGCCTGAGAGATGTGGCAAGGATTGAGTTAGGTGCCTCATTTTATGGAAGTGACAACAAGGAAAATGGCTTTCCGGCTGTTGTGATCGGTATCCAACAGGCCAGTGGATCCAATGCAAATGAGATTGAAACGGCAGTGAGAGCGCAGCTGGAAGACTTTAGTGAAAGTTTCCCCGAAGGAATTGAATACAATATTATCCAGAGTGTAAAAGAACGGTTGGATCAATCCATTCAACAGGTTCGCAACACCTTTATAGAAGCATTTGTACTCGTGTTTATAGTGGTTTTCCTCTTTTTGCAGGATTTTCGTTCTACACTTATCCCGGCCATTGCCGTGCCTGTAGCCATTATCGGCACATTCTTTTTCCTGCAAATGCTGGGGTTCACGATGAATGTGCTTACGCTTTTCGCTTTGGTGTTGGCAATTGGTATTGTAGTAGATGATGCCATTGTAGTGGTAGAAGCTGTCCATGCAAAAATGAAAAAGACAGGTTTGCCGGCAAAGGAGGCTACCATCGCTACAATGGGAGAGATAACCAGTGCTATTGTTTCGATTACGTTGGTGATGTCGGCAGTATTTTTACCGATTGGTTTTATGGATGGACCGGCAGGGATATTTTATAAACAATTTGCCTTTACCTTGGCCATTGCCATTCTTATTTCGGCACTGAATGCGCTGACACTTAGCCCTGCGCTCTGCGCACTTCTGCTTACGGACACACATCACAAGAGCGGTGAAAAAAAAGTAAAACAGTGTTTTAAACAACGCTTTTTTACGGCTTTTAATGCCGGCTTTGACACAATGACCGGTCGCTACATTCACGCTGTTGAATGGTTGCTTAAGAAGAAGTGGTTGGCCCTGACAGGTTTGGGCTTGGTAACCGTTTTTTCCATTTGGATGATGGACAACAGCCCCAAATCTTTTATCCCTGAAGAGGATGACCGTTTTTTAACCTATTCTTTGGCATTGAAATCCGGTACCAATACGGATTATACCAATAAAGTGATCGACCGGATTGACAGTGCTTTCGGGCAAATGCCGGAGGTGGAACTGGTGACAAGCGTATCGGGATTTGATATCATCAGCGGAGGCTCGGGACCGTCTTATGGTCTTGGTTTCATACGGTTAAAAGAGGCAAAAGACAGGGGGAATATAAAAGATATGGATCAGCTTGTAATTGCAATGAACGGACGGCTTCAGGCAATAAAAGAAGGTGAGTTGAGCATTTTCCGATCTCCGCCTGTCGAGGGGTTCGGGAGTATCAACGGTGCGGAATTGGTTCTTCAGGATAAGATGAGCGGCAGTCTTGACGAGTTTTCAGAAGTAGCGGAAAGCCTGTTGTCGGAATTCAACAGATCGCCTCAAATTGCTTCTGCATTTACGATGTTCAGAAATGATTTTCCGCAGCTGGAAATTGAACTTGACGAAGATAAAGCCTATCAGCTCGGTACCACGCCAAAAGATGTCATGAATACGCTCGGACTTTTTTACGGTGGAAGCCAGGCGAGTGATTTTATCCGTTTCGGTAGATTTTACCGGGTAAATATTAAAGCAGAAGGGCAATACCGTGCCGATGAAAATTCGTTAAGCCAAGTTTATGTTAAAAGTAACAGCGGCACCATGATTCCAATCAATACGTTGGTAACCCTGAATAAAGTTTATGGACCCGAACTTATCACCCGGTATAATCTGTACAATAATATTTCGGTGAATATTCTTCCCGCCGATGGGTATAGCAATACGCAGGCGATGGATGTGGCGGAGGAAATTATGAAAGAAAAACTGCCCCAATCCTACGGTTACGAATGGACAGGTTTGAGTAAGGAAGAAAAAGAGTCCGGCAATCAAATGGTTTTCATTTTTGCACTTTGTGTGCTGTTTACCTATTTTCTTTTGGCGGCACAATACGAAAGCTATCTGCTGCCTTTGGCTGTGATTTTTTCCATCCCTACAGGTTTGTTAGGGGTTTATCTGGCGATTGGAGTGGCCGGTTTAACAAACAGTATTTATGTGCAGGTGGGATTGATTATGCTCATCGGCTTACTTGCCAAAAATGCTATTCTCATTGTAGAATTTGCGTTGCAGGCCCGTCAAACTGGAATGGGGTTAATCCGTTCAGCCCTTTCAGGTTCGAAGCATAGGCTCCGCCCAATATTAATGACTTCGATTGCATTCGTGGCAGGTATTACCCCGTTGATGTTTTCAAGCGGATCATCAGCAGTCGGCAACAGGTCAATAAGTATCAGTACGGCAGGCGGAATGATTTCCGGCGTCCTGCTGGGGCTATTCATTATCCCTGTTTTGTTTGTTCTTTTTCAAAGTTTACAGGAATATTTTAGTCCATTGAGAAAGCCGCAGATAGAAGACCTTTTTAATGATGAGAACTACTGAAATTTCGCCCATGAAGCAATATAAAAATAGTCTGACCATTTTATTGATGGTGGCAGCAATGGTTTCCTGCACTGTGACCAAAGATTACAGGAAGCCGACTATTGGTACACCAACCCATTTCAGTACGGTAGAATCAGAGGGAAAAGACACGGTCATTTTGGATAGGAAGGAGTTTTTCAAGAATGTAAAATTAGTTGGGCTTATTGATCATGCCATTGAAAAAAACAGCAGTATACAAGTGGCAATTAAGAACATCGAAAGTGCGGAAGCTATGTTCAAAAAGACAAAACTGAATTACCTGCCGGAACTGGATGCCCAAATCAATGCCAACAGAAGTAGGGCTTCCAAAAATAGTTTGGCTGGAATATCTGCACAGGAATTTACTTCCAGTACCAATACACAGGATTTCACCGCTTCTATGGGGCTTGCCTGGGAAATTGATATCTGGGGGAAAATTAAAAGACAGAAAGAAGCGGCAATCTCTGAGTATTTGCAAATGCAGCAGGTGGAAAAAGCAGTCCAAACCAGATTGGTGGCAGATGTGGCCATGGGATATTACAATCTGCTGATGCTGGATAATCAACTTTCTGTAGCCGAAAGGAATATGCAGTTAGGGGAAAATACGTTGGACATAATGCGCATGCTGTATAAATATGGAGATGCCAATGCCCTGGGGATACAACAGGCAACTGCACAACTGGAAAAGGTGAAGGTGTTAAAATCACAGATAGAGCAGGATATTTCCATGCAAGAAATTGCCCTCAGCATCCTGTGCGGAAATTTCCCGTCCGCCATAGAAAGACAGGAACAAACCGACGGCGAACTCAACAGTATGAATATGGATTACGGAGTGGCTTTACTGTCAAACCGCCCGGATGTGCTAGCTTCGGAACTAAACCTTCGCTCGGCAAACGCAAGAGTTGGTGTGGCCCAGGCTTCCTTGTATCCAACCCTTAGTTTATCGGCACAGGCCGGTCTGAATTCACTGAAAGTAAGTAATTGGTTTTCTGTTCCGGCTTCTTTGTTCAGTACTGTGACAGGTGGTGTCACTCAGCCTGTTTTTAGCAGAGGTGTTTTGAAACTGCAGGGAAAGCAGGCGGAAATTGACTATGAGAAAGCGGTAACTGATTTCCGTCAAGCAGTGTTGGATGCTTATGGAGAAGTTTCAATTGCGCTTATGAAAGTGAAAAAATTGGAAGAACAAGCCGGTCATAATAATTTAAGGGAGCGGGAACTGAGAGAGGGAATAGAAACCGCAGAGGTTTTGTATAAAAATGGAATGGTTAATTATTTGGAAGTTATAACGGCTGAAAGCAATTACCTACAGGCTAGTTTGGAAAGTGCGGTATTGCAAAGAGAGCAGATAGTGAATAAAATTGAACTTTACCGTGCGGTAGGGGGAGGGTGGAATTGACGGGTGTGTTCCTGCCGTTTTAATAGTTGGCATTGAAGAATATGAAATCGATAAAATGGTTGATCAAACCCGTTTCAGTAATTGTGGTATTTATACTGGTTTATTTGCTGTACTATTTAATCAATCCGTTTGGAGATTTTCTGGGTAGATTTGGCCAGATGCTTTTCCCCGAGTTAATGGAGGAAATTCTTATCGGTTTGGTGCAGTCCTGGATTATTGTTGAGGCAAGTGTTTTTATATCCAAGTTCTTGGATAAGAAGCTGTCATGGAACTACACCCCGATGTTACGTATTGGGGTGCAGCTGGTTTTGGTCATTTCCGTGGCTACAGCTGTGCTATATCTTCAACATCTGTACTATACCAAAGAATATGGAGCACCGTTGGACAGTGAAGAAACGATAAGTATTTGGCAGTTTTTCGTGGGTGGGCTTATTGTATCCATTTTTGTAAGCTCTTTTCACACAGGATACTCTTTGCTTGAATATTGGAAAGAGTCCATGGCTGAAACTGCCGAACTTAAAATAAAAACCCTGAAGCTTAAGGAAGTGGCTATGCAGTCTGAGCTGCAGTCCTTAAAACTGCAATTAGACCCGCATTTTATGTTTAATAATTTCAGTACGCTGTCAGCACTGATTAATGAAGATAAAGAAATTGCCAACCGGTTTCTCGATAATCTCTCGCAGGTATATCGCTATATGATTATCAACCTGAAAAAAAATCTGGTTACCCTGCAGGAAGAAATCACTTTTGTAAAATCATACAACTATCTTATTCTTATTCGGCATGGCGAAAACGTCCGTATTGATATGAATGTTCCTGAGGAGTTTACAGGAAGATATATTCCGCCGATAGGTTTACAGCTTTTGATTGAAAATGCTATAAAACATAATAGAGCCACCCAAGCAATGCCCTTGCAGATCAGTATAAGCGTGGATAGGGAAACGGGTTTTTTGTGGGTGAAAAATAATTTACAGCGTATAGCAAACCCTTTGCAGACAACCGGACTGGGGCTAAGGAATATTATAAACCGCTATGGGATTTTATCGGATAAAGTCCCTGTAATTGAGGAAAAAGCAAACAGCTTTGAAGTTGGATTACCTTTGCTGAGTTAATAGTTTGTTAAAATGAATATTCTAATAGTAGAAGACGAAAAACACAATGCTCTGCGACTGCAGCAGCTGGTTACGGAACTGGCTGATGAATACCATATCGCGGGAATGGTAGGTTCTGTGGAAGAGACTGTTAACTGGATAAAAAATAATGCGAAACCGGATGTGGCTTTAATGGATATACGCCTGTCGGATGGACTGAGCTTTGATGTTTTCCGGCAGATCAATGTTTCCTTCCCGATTATATTTACCACTGCGTATGATGAATATGCAATCAGAGCTTTTAAAGTAAACAGCTTGGATTATCTGCTTAAGCCCATCCAAAAAGAAGAGCTCGCAGCAGCCTTAAAGAAGTGCAATCCATCTACCTTACAACCGACTGTTGAACAGTTGTTGGAACTGATCAACAGTAAATCAAAACTTTATAGGAAGCGTTTTCTGCTACCTGCTTTCGATGGATTCAAAACGGTAAATTCCGAAGATATTCTTTTTGTGTACTTCGAATCCAAATCCACTAAACTAATGCTCAAATCCGGGCATAAAGAGGTGGTGCCTTACTCTTTGGACGAACTGGAAGAAGAACTTGATCCGGACGATTTCTTCAGGGCCAATCGACAGTTTATCGTTCATGTCAACAGCATAGAACGTATCCTAAATAGCTTTAACGGTAAATTGAAAGTGGTGTTAAAAAGGCATCCTGAAAAAGAACTGCTGGTCAGCAAAGAGAAAGCAGTGAAATTTAAAGAATGGTTAAATCAATAATAAATAGAAGATGAGTAAATTTTCAAGCACGTTAAATCCGGATCTTGGTATCCTTTTGTTGAGAATCGCTACCGGAGGATTAATGGTCTTTCATGGGGTTGGAAAGCTAATCCAGGGACACGATTTTGTCAAAGCATCACTTGCCGAAAAAGGATTGCCCACGTTTTTGTGGATAGGTGCTCCCTTAGGCGAAGTTCTGGCGCCACTATTACTGATTCTTGGTATCTTTTCACGTCTTTCAGGACTGATGATTGCAGCAGTAATGGTCTTCGCATTATACCTCGGTCATGGAATGCAAGCCTTTACCCTTACCGATACGGGGGGACTGGATGGAGAACTGGCTTTCCTGTATATGTTTGGAGGATTAGCATTATTTTTCCTGGGGGGTGGAAAATATGTAGTATACAAAACCAAAAATGACTTGTTGAAATAATAATTCATTTGTTATAGAAGGATGGAAGTGGCCAGACATGATTTTTTATTGTAAAAAGGAAACATCATCTAAAATTCACCTGAGTCCGATAAATGGATAATTTGTATTAAAATATAACTGATAGGTCTGCAGACATAGGAAAGGTAGGGCTCCGCTGATGGTCAGCCTATGAAAAGAGTAGGAGCCGGGATAATTTATCTGTGACTGCCTTGCTGTCTTCTTTAGGGTCTTGGATTTCACCTGTTTGACTTTGATTCCCCTCTTTCCTTTGAAGTGAATTCATCCTGACACTCAGGTAGAGCGGATTGCCTTTATTCCTGTTTTTTGATATACCGAAATACTGCCGATGTATTTCTTGATTTTGCTTCAGTGAGTAGGGAGGATGACGCTATGTTAAAGAATAGATTATGTAAGAAAAATTAAGTAATGAATCAGGAAATTCACGACAACCCAATTTATCCTTGTTGCTATTGGCGCCAAACAAGGGGCAGGGTTTCAGATAGCCAAATCACTAATTGCTGATGCTCACATTAGTTGGCTTCCGAAGTCTTCAAAGAGGCAAGGCAAGTGCAGAAGAAAAAGGAGGTAAAGCTCAACCTATACAGCTTGATGTTACTGACCAAAACTTTAATGCTTCGGCTGTTGGAATTGTGAATAGGAATAACTTCAAAAAAAGGCTGCGAAAAAAGACGAGTTACCCAATGAAGTTTGTGTGAAAAGGATAAGCATTCTCTTCTTGAAAACTCGCTTTAGTCTACTTTTCTAACGATACACTCCACACTATCAGAACCAAAATGGTCGTAGACTTCAATGCAATGTCCATTGGGGTCTATATTGGACTTTGAAAGAATAAGATCAAAAGCCTCTGAAATCAGATTGATATTCTTGCTAATATCAGTGAGCTTTACGGAGTAATAATTCCCACCTTTGATATTCAATTTTCCCAGGCCAAGCGCTTCCGCATCAACCTCAGGCATGGTTGCTGCTGCCGCACGGTAAACTATACCCTGACCTCCTTCCGGGTTAGATATTCCAAAATATGAGACTCTTTTAATATGGCCCACCCTGGACTTTAATGTATCAAATGCTTCTTGGATACCATCAGGAAATGTTTTTGACTGGACAAACACCACTGACATGTCTTTTGGGAATGATTTCTCTTTTACTTCCATTTTTTTGCTTTATTAGTAAAATTAGAATTGAAATCACCTTTGTGAGTGTTGTAATCACGACTTTATTCGGGGTTGATTGCGACATCATTCCATCTTTTTTCTTCCAGATTGTTCGTAAAGCATGATCTTCCGGTATAGAGGCTCTAAATATATGCAATATGCTATTTTGAAGGTGATTGACCGTTCTATGTGTTGATATAGACTTATTAGCAATAATGAAAAGAGGTTTTTACACCTCTTTTCACTGAACATTCTTTTAGCTATTCTAATCCTAAGCGAATAGGCCTTTCAACGGGACTAAAGTTGACATCATCTGAGATTGACAACTCATCCCTTAGAACCAAGGGTGGTTGAGCCATAAATTTAGGCGTTATTCCCCTGTGGGCTTGACCTGAATGAATCAGGAAAGGGTGACAGAGGTAGACTGTACCCGCTTTGCCTGTGGCATAAGCTTTCTCCCTTTTAGGCAATCCATCTAGCTTGCTTGCCAGTTCCATAAATGAAAGGCCCAGATCTCCCTCTTGAGATAAGAGTCTTGCCACATCGATGTATGATCCTTTGTAAATGACTGTCGGTGCATTATTTTCGCTCACATCTGAGTATAAAACCAACATCAATAATACTTTTGATTTCAGCCAGGCAGACGTTAAGAGTATGATCTGACAGATTAAAACCCAGGTGTCCTATGTACGGGTTAAAATTGTGTTTTGAGATGTGTCCTGAATAAAAGGATTGCATGGAACCGACTATTTGCTCTATAAAGCGCAACTCGGTGGTTTGCGGGTTGTCTTTTCCGAACAACCTATTGAACGTATATCCCTGTGCCAGCATCCCTCAAAAACCTTTTTCATACTTCAGTTTCTTCTCTACTACAAAATGACAGATATCATGCAGAAGGTATGTTTTGGTTTCAAGGGTAATCCGTTCAATGGAGTGATCGTTTCGGGTGATGAGGGACTCACATTAATAGCTCGTCTTCTTCTTTATTTCGATTTTCATCACCAAAGATTTCTTGACTCAAGGTGATCCTATTTCCGTTTAAAAATGTACTCAACGGTTTTCTTTTCAGGTTGATTTCCTTCTTGATCGAAACTTTCAATCACGAAAGAGTTCTTGTCTATAAAGGCTATTTTTTGTGTGACATTGATGACATTTTTGGTTACAGGATTGGTTAAAGTTCCTTTCATGGAGGCTACTTTATCTGCCTGAACCCACTCACCTTTTACGCTA contains:
- a CDS encoding efflux RND transporter permease subunit; the encoded protein is MLKKIITRPVLATVISIVLVLLGLVSMQRIPVTMFPDIAPPTVNVSGSYPGGNSESVIRSVITPLEDAINGVENMEYISSSAGSDGSFSLRIVFKQGVDPDQAAVNVQNRVAQVNSLIPSEVVQAGITTTKQQNSSIMYFDITSTDTTKYDEVFLQNYAKINLITSLKRIPGIGNVQILGSKDYAMRIWLDPQKMTVHSLVPQDIERAIANSSLEASPGKLGEESDAPMQYTMKYKGKLNTAGDFGKIVIKADPDGGMLRLRDVARIELGASFYGSDNKENGFPAVVIGIQQASGSNANEIETAVRAQLEDFSESFPEGIEYNIIQSVKERLDQSIQQVRNTFIEAFVLVFIVVFLFLQDFRSTLIPAIAVPVAIIGTFFFLQMLGFTMNVLTLFALVLAIGIVVDDAIVVVEAVHAKMKKTGLPAKEATIATMGEITSAIVSITLVMSAVFLPIGFMDGPAGIFYKQFAFTLAIAILISALNALTLSPALCALLLTDTHHKSGEKKVKQCFKQRFFTAFNAGFDTMTGRYIHAVEWLLKKKWLALTGLGLVTVFSIWMMDNSPKSFIPEEDDRFLTYSLALKSGTNTDYTNKVIDRIDSAFGQMPEVELVTSVSGFDIISGGSGPSYGLGFIRLKEAKDRGNIKDMDQLVIAMNGRLQAIKEGELSIFRSPPVEGFGSINGAELVLQDKMSGSLDEFSEVAESLLSEFNRSPQIASAFTMFRNDFPQLEIELDEDKAYQLGTTPKDVMNTLGLFYGGSQASDFIRFGRFYRVNIKAEGQYRADENSLSQVYVKSNSGTMIPINTLVTLNKVYGPELITRYNLYNNISVNILPADGYSNTQAMDVAEEIMKEKLPQSYGYEWTGLSKEEKESGNQMVFIFALCVLFTYFLLAAQYESYLLPLAVIFSIPTGLLGVYLAIGVAGLTNSIYVQVGLIMLIGLLAKNAILIVEFALQARQTGMGLIRSALSGSKHRLRPILMTSIAFVAGITPLMFSSGSSAVGNRSISISTAGGMISGVLLGLFIIPVLFVLFQSLQEYFSPLRKPQIEDLFNDENY
- a CDS encoding efflux transporter outer membrane subunit, which gives rise to MKQYKNSLTILLMVAAMVSCTVTKDYRKPTIGTPTHFSTVESEGKDTVILDRKEFFKNVKLVGLIDHAIEKNSSIQVAIKNIESAEAMFKKTKLNYLPELDAQINANRSRASKNSLAGISAQEFTSSTNTQDFTASMGLAWEIDIWGKIKRQKEAAISEYLQMQQVEKAVQTRLVADVAMGYYNLLMLDNQLSVAERNMQLGENTLDIMRMLYKYGDANALGIQQATAQLEKVKVLKSQIEQDISMQEIALSILCGNFPSAIERQEQTDGELNSMNMDYGVALLSNRPDVLASELNLRSANARVGVAQASLYPTLSLSAQAGLNSLKVSNWFSVPASLFSTVTGGVTQPVFSRGVLKLQGKQAEIDYEKAVTDFRQAVLDAYGEVSIALMKVKKLEEQAGHNNLRERELREGIETAEVLYKNGMVNYLEVITAESNYLQASLESAVLQREQIVNKIELYRAVGGGWN
- a CDS encoding sensor histidine kinase → MKSIKWLIKPVSVIVVFILVYLLYYLINPFGDFLGRFGQMLFPELMEEILIGLVQSWIIVEASVFISKFLDKKLSWNYTPMLRIGVQLVLVISVATAVLYLQHLYYTKEYGAPLDSEETISIWQFFVGGLIVSIFVSSFHTGYSLLEYWKESMAETAELKIKTLKLKEVAMQSELQSLKLQLDPHFMFNNFSTLSALINEDKEIANRFLDNLSQVYRYMIINLKKNLVTLQEEITFVKSYNYLILIRHGENVRIDMNVPEEFTGRYIPPIGLQLLIENAIKHNRATQAMPLQISISVDRETGFLWVKNNLQRIANPLQTTGLGLRNIINRYGILSDKVPVIEEKANSFEVGLPLLS
- a CDS encoding LytTR family DNA-binding domain-containing protein — translated: MNILIVEDEKHNALRLQQLVTELADEYHIAGMVGSVEETVNWIKNNAKPDVALMDIRLSDGLSFDVFRQINVSFPIIFTTAYDEYAIRAFKVNSLDYLLKPIQKEELAAALKKCNPSTLQPTVEQLLELINSKSKLYRKRFLLPAFDGFKTVNSEDILFVYFESKSTKLMLKSGHKEVVPYSLDELEEELDPDDFFRANRQFIVHVNSIERILNSFNGKLKVVLKRHPEKELLVSKEKAVKFKEWLNQ
- a CDS encoding DoxX family protein, yielding MSKFSSTLNPDLGILLLRIATGGLMVFHGVGKLIQGHDFVKASLAEKGLPTFLWIGAPLGEVLAPLLLILGIFSRLSGLMIAAVMVFALYLGHGMQAFTLTDTGGLDGELAFLYMFGGLALFFLGGGKYVVYKTKNDLLK
- a CDS encoding transcriptional regulator; translated protein: MEVKEKSFPKDMSVVFVQSKTFPDGIQEAFDTLKSRVGHIKRVSYFGISNPEGGQGIVYRAAAATMPEVDAEALGLGKLNIKGGNYYSVKLTDISKNINLISEAFDLILSKSNIDPNGHCIEVYDHFGSDSVECIVRKVD